In Chloroflexia bacterium SDU3-3, one DNA window encodes the following:
- the cysC gene encoding adenylyl-sulfate kinase codes for MSTGFTIWFTGLSGAGKSTLSEIIEKDLRERGKKVEVLDGDVVRTNLSKGLGFSKEDRDTNIRRIGWVCEVLTRNDVVAISAAISPYRAIRDELRGKIGNFVEVYVHVPLEVAIERDVKGLYKKALAGEITQFTGVSDPYEEPLNPEVVVDSAEETPQESAAKIIRKLEELGYL; via the coding sequence ATGTCCACCGGCTTTACGATCTGGTTCACTGGGCTGTCTGGCGCTGGAAAGTCGACCCTCTCCGAGATCATCGAGAAAGACCTGCGCGAGCGCGGCAAGAAGGTAGAGGTGCTGGATGGCGACGTGGTGCGCACCAACCTCTCCAAGGGCCTTGGGTTCTCGAAGGAGGACCGCGACACCAACATCCGCCGCATCGGCTGGGTGTGCGAGGTGCTGACCCGCAACGACGTGGTGGCGATCTCCGCCGCGATCTCGCCCTACCGCGCGATCCGCGACGAGCTGCGCGGCAAGATCGGCAACTTCGTCGAGGTGTACGTGCACGTGCCGCTGGAGGTCGCGATCGAGCGCGATGTGAAGGGTCTGTACAAGAAGGCGCTGGCGGGCGAGATCACCCAGTTCACCGGCGTGAGCGACCCCTACGAGGAGCCGCTGAACCCCGAGGTGGTGGTGGATTCCGCCGAGGAGACCCCGCAGGAGAGCGCGGCCAAGATCATCCGCAAGCTGGAGGAGCTGGGGTATCTCTAA
- a CDS encoding NADPH-dependent assimilatory sulfite reductase hemoprotein subunit, with protein MQLGFTRAYAALRLFCRGVVFSPRAPHRMHFGTVTQHLPALLATMRSLPMSEETPELSHVEHLKIENGLGGLIFDEMRDLSTENVSDDANQLLKFHGSYQQDNRDERQARKKQGLGRAWSFMVRTKFAGGRLTAEQYLLADELATKYANGTLRITTRQDFQFHGVGKANMKPLIRALNERWMTTYGGCGDVARNFMACPVADLLPGYDFDFQELALKISDHFLPESTAYYELWLDGEKFLSDGTRVKVAPTRSESFYGTQYMPRKHKMAIGLPNDNCVDIFTHDLALEAVLGEGGAVRGFNLLAGGGLGSTHGKAETFPRLADRVGFTTPDQAQSVIEAASAVYRDSGDRSNRRHARLKYVLAERGVQWFRDEVSKVLGYELAAPAEVPTYEVHDHLGWEQQKDGRWLVGIWVENGRIKNDATTRSKEGLRAIIERFRPEIRLTAQQNLVLVNIDEADKAALQEQLDAYGLRTSGGELSELRRYAMACVAMPTCGLAVAESERFLPKVIGQLEERGYGSERVWIRMSGCHNACSRPPTAEIGIVGRSLNLYNVFVGGSFEGTRLARLYKSDVRGDVLADVLAEAFDQWRGTRREGEAFGDWAARTLVPTDEVLWAS; from the coding sequence ATGCAGCTGGGGTTCACGCGGGCCTACGCCGCCCTTCGTCTTTTTTGCCGTGGTGTGGTATTCTCCCCGCGTGCCCCCCATCGCATGCATTTCGGCACGGTCACCCAGCATCTGCCAGCGCTCCTGGCGACTATGAGGAGTCTCCCTATGTCTGAGGAAACACCCGAGCTGTCCCACGTTGAGCATCTGAAGATCGAGAACGGCCTCGGCGGCCTGATCTTTGATGAGATGCGCGATCTCTCGACGGAGAATGTCTCCGACGATGCGAACCAGCTACTGAAGTTCCACGGCTCCTACCAGCAGGACAACCGCGACGAGCGCCAGGCGCGCAAGAAGCAGGGGCTGGGCCGCGCCTGGTCGTTCATGGTGCGCACCAAGTTCGCTGGCGGGCGGCTGACCGCCGAGCAGTACCTGCTGGCCGACGAGCTGGCCACCAAGTACGCCAACGGCACGCTGCGCATCACCACGCGGCAGGATTTCCAGTTCCACGGCGTGGGCAAGGCCAACATGAAGCCGCTCATCCGCGCGCTGAACGAGCGCTGGATGACCACCTACGGCGGCTGCGGCGACGTGGCCCGCAACTTCATGGCCTGCCCGGTGGCCGACCTGCTGCCCGGCTACGACTTCGACTTCCAGGAGCTGGCGCTGAAGATCAGCGACCACTTCCTGCCCGAGTCCACCGCCTACTACGAGCTGTGGCTCGACGGCGAGAAGTTCCTCTCCGACGGCACGCGCGTGAAGGTCGCCCCCACCCGCAGCGAGTCGTTCTACGGCACGCAGTACATGCCGCGCAAGCACAAGATGGCCATCGGCCTGCCGAACGATAACTGCGTGGACATCTTCACCCACGATCTGGCGCTGGAGGCGGTGCTGGGCGAGGGCGGCGCGGTGCGCGGCTTCAACCTGCTGGCCGGCGGCGGCCTGGGCAGCACCCACGGCAAGGCCGAGACCTTCCCGCGCCTGGCCGACCGCGTGGGCTTCACCACGCCCGATCAGGCCCAGAGCGTGATCGAGGCCGCCAGCGCGGTCTACCGCGACTCGGGCGACCGCAGCAACCGCCGCCACGCCCGCCTGAAGTATGTGCTGGCCGAGCGCGGCGTGCAGTGGTTCCGCGACGAGGTCTCCAAGGTGCTGGGCTACGAGCTGGCCGCGCCCGCCGAGGTGCCCACCTACGAGGTGCACGACCACCTGGGCTGGGAGCAGCAGAAGGATGGCCGCTGGCTGGTGGGCATCTGGGTCGAGAACGGGCGCATCAAGAACGACGCGACCACCCGCAGCAAGGAGGGCCTGCGCGCGATCATCGAGCGCTTCCGCCCCGAGATACGCCTGACCGCCCAGCAGAACCTGGTGCTGGTGAACATCGACGAGGCCGACAAGGCGGCGCTGCAGGAGCAGCTGGATGCCTACGGCCTGCGCACATCTGGCGGCGAGCTGAGCGAGCTGCGGCGCTACGCCATGGCCTGCGTGGCCATGCCCACCTGCGGCCTGGCTGTGGCCGAGAGCGAGCGCTTCCTGCCCAAGGTGATCGGCCAGCTCGAAGAGCGCGGCTACGGCAGCGAGCGCGTGTGGATCCGCATGAGCGGCTGCCACAACGCCTGCTCGCGCCCGCCCACGGCGGAGATCGGCATCGTCGGGCGCAGCCTGAACCTCTACAACGTGTTCGTGGGCGGCAGCTTCGAGGGCACCCGCCTGGCCCGGCTGTACAAGTCGGATGTGCGCGGCGACGTGCTGGCCGATGTGCTGGCCGAGGCCTTCGACCAGTGGCGCGGCACGCGGCGCGAGGGCGAGGCCTTCGGCGACTGGGCCGCGCGCACCCTCGTGCCCACCGACGAGGTGCTCTGGGCCAGCTAG
- a CDS encoding NYN domain-containing protein, whose protein sequence is MDKNVKTNIYVDGFNLYYCAVKGTPYKWLNIHKLSTSLLPRHTINSITYFTAHVSARPNDPDQHTRQQLYLRALRTIPNLQIVLGHFLTSSVMMRLVSPPPGSSPYVNVIKTEEKGSDVNIATHLLKDGFMGEYDAAILITNDSDLVEPIKVIRKDLGLVVGVLNPNPRHPSVELGKHASFQKPIRQGALASSQFDDTLADANGTFNKPSSW, encoded by the coding sequence ATGGACAAAAATGTGAAAACGAACATCTACGTTGATGGATTTAACTTATATTATTGTGCAGTCAAAGGTACTCCATATAAATGGCTGAACATACATAAACTATCTACTTCTTTATTACCACGCCATACTATCAACTCTATTACGTATTTTACGGCACATGTGAGTGCTCGGCCAAATGATCCAGATCAGCACACTCGGCAACAGCTATATTTACGTGCACTACGCACTATCCCAAATTTGCAGATAGTCCTAGGGCACTTCTTGACTAGCTCTGTGATGATGAGGCTTGTAAGTCCACCCCCAGGAAGTAGCCCATATGTAAATGTTATTAAGACAGAGGAGAAAGGATCGGATGTAAATATTGCGACGCATCTTCTAAAGGATGGCTTTATGGGTGAATATGACGCTGCAATATTAATTACAAATGATTCGGATCTCGTTGAGCCAATTAAAGTTATAAGAAAAGATTTAGGATTGGTTGTGGGTGTTCTGAATCCAAATCCTCGGCATCCAAGTGTTGAATTAGGAAAACATGCATCATTTCAGAAACCTATCCGTCAGGGTGCCCTAGCGAGTAGCCAGTTTGATGATACGCTTGCAGATGCTAATGGTACGTTTAATAAACCTTCTTCGTGGTAA
- a CDS encoding bifunctional precorrin-2 dehydrogenase/sirohydrochlorin ferrochelatase, producing MPAYPIILTQLDQARVIVIGGGSVAERKIAGLIEGGACPVVICPTITAALAAWHAEGKITWQARPYAEGDLAGAALAIAATNVRGVNAAVADEARRRGVLANISDAPEEGGWTTTATVRRGDLLIAATTNGASPSLTAAIRRELEAAYGDEYAALLALLREIRAGPARSLPPAARTALLRRLASREALALVRGGQHEQIAQIVAQALAEAAPEQPHQTPKEHTHE from the coding sequence ATGCCCGCATACCCGATCATCCTCACCCAGCTCGATCAGGCCCGTGTTATTGTCATAGGCGGGGGCAGCGTCGCCGAGCGCAAGATCGCAGGGCTGATCGAGGGCGGCGCGTGTCCCGTGGTGATCTGCCCCACGATCACCGCAGCGCTCGCAGCCTGGCACGCCGAAGGTAAGATCACATGGCAGGCCCGCCCCTACGCCGAGGGCGACCTAGCCGGGGCCGCGCTGGCCATCGCCGCCACCAACGTGCGCGGCGTCAACGCTGCCGTGGCCGACGAGGCCCGCAGGCGCGGCGTGCTGGCCAACATCAGCGACGCACCCGAGGAGGGTGGCTGGACCACCACCGCCACCGTGCGGCGCGGCGACCTGCTGATTGCCGCCACCACCAACGGAGCCAGCCCATCCCTCACCGCCGCCATCCGCCGCGAGCTTGAGGCCGCCTACGGCGACGAGTACGCCGCGCTGCTCGCACTGCTGCGCGAGATCCGCGCCGGCCCCGCGCGCAGCCTGCCCCCCGCCGCACGCACAGCCCTGCTGCGCAGGCTGGCCAGCCGCGAGGCGCTGGCCCTGGTGCGCGGCGGCCAGCACGAGCAGATCGCCCAGATCGTGGCGCAGGCGCTGGCGGAAGCCGCGCCCGAGCAGCCACACCAAACGCCCAAGGAGCACACCCATGAGTAG
- a CDS encoding ABC transporter permease → MSNDALPIQRTASAALAESAGPWLRRLAFYLALLAGWELVARAGIWPPYLLPGPIEVLRTLWAGITTGGFLTATLVSLKRLAIGYGISLAIGVVLGLLIGRIKWLNETLGSLVLGLQALPSVCWLPLSILWFGLNERAIIFVVVMGALFSITLGVEAGVKNTPPIFLRAARTLGTRGPAVYTQVVLPAALPTILGGLKQGWSFAWRSLMAGELLYFTLSLGNLLQTGRDLNDAAQVMAVMILIIMVGVAIDRIIFAPIEHRVRVRWGLTES, encoded by the coding sequence ATGAGCAACGACGCCCTGCCCATCCAGCGCACCGCATCTGCCGCGCTGGCCGAGTCGGCTGGCCCCTGGCTGCGGCGGCTGGCCTTCTACCTGGCGCTGCTGGCCGGGTGGGAGCTGGTGGCCCGCGCGGGCATCTGGCCGCCCTACCTGCTGCCCGGCCCGATCGAGGTGCTGCGCACGCTGTGGGCGGGCATCACCACCGGCGGCTTCCTGACCGCCACCCTGGTGAGCCTGAAGCGCCTGGCGATCGGCTACGGCATCTCGCTGGCCATCGGCGTGGTGCTGGGCCTGCTGATCGGTCGGATTAAGTGGCTGAACGAGACGCTCGGCTCGCTGGTGCTGGGCCTGCAGGCCCTGCCCAGCGTGTGCTGGCTGCCGCTCTCCATCCTCTGGTTCGGCCTGAACGAGCGGGCGATTATCTTCGTGGTGGTGATGGGCGCGCTGTTCTCGATCACGCTGGGCGTGGAGGCGGGCGTCAAGAACACGCCGCCGATCTTCCTGCGCGCCGCCCGCACCCTGGGCACGCGCGGCCCCGCCGTGTACACCCAAGTGGTGCTGCCCGCCGCCCTGCCCACCATCCTGGGCGGCCTGAAGCAGGGCTGGTCGTTCGCGTGGCGCAGCCTGATGGCGGGCGAGCTGCTGTACTTTACGCTCAGCCTGGGCAACCTGCTGCAGACCGGGCGCGACCTGAACGACGCCGCCCAGGTGATGGCCGTGATGATCCTGATCATCATGGTGGGCGTCGCCATCGACCGTATCATCTTCGCCCCGATCGAGCACCGCGTGCGCGTGCGCTGGGGCCTGACCGAATCGTAG
- a CDS encoding phosphoadenylyl-sulfate reductase, whose product MTTSVAFDTERWSSDELDAINARFRNAPSEELLAWAADTFGQQLVLTCSFGGASGMVLLDMVARLGRGTPIVFLDTGLLFPETYATAEQAAHRYNITVEYQRPALSLIEQDAQYGPKLHDRDPDRCCGIRKVKPLADALAPYDAWISGIRRDQSSTRAATDLVQWNAKHQVLKISPLAYWSERDVWRYIHAQHVPYNPLLDQGYPSIGCAPCTSQAAGENTRAGRWAGKGKVECGIHL is encoded by the coding sequence ATGACAACTTCTGTTGCGTTTGATACGGAACGTTGGTCGAGCGATGAGCTAGATGCCATCAATGCCCGATTCCGCAACGCCCCGTCCGAGGAGCTGCTCGCGTGGGCCGCCGACACCTTTGGCCAGCAGCTTGTGCTGACGTGTAGCTTCGGGGGTGCCTCCGGCATGGTGCTGCTCGATATGGTGGCGCGGCTGGGCCGTGGCACGCCGATCGTGTTTCTGGACACCGGCCTGCTCTTCCCCGAGACCTACGCCACCGCCGAGCAGGCGGCCCACCGCTACAATATCACGGTCGAGTACCAGCGCCCCGCGCTCTCGCTGATCGAGCAGGATGCGCAGTACGGCCCCAAGCTGCACGACCGCGACCCCGACCGCTGCTGCGGCATCCGCAAGGTCAAGCCGCTGGCCGATGCGCTCGCGCCCTACGACGCCTGGATCAGCGGCATCCGCCGCGACCAGTCCTCCACCCGCGCCGCCACCGACCTAGTGCAGTGGAACGCCAAGCACCAGGTGCTGAAGATCAGCCCGCTGGCCTACTGGAGCGAGCGCGACGTGTGGCGCTACATTCACGCCCAGCACGTGCCCTACAACCCGCTGCTCGACCAGGGCTACCCCAGCATCGGCTGCGCGCCCTGCACCAGCCAGGCGGCTGGCGAGAACACCCGCGCTGGCCGCTGGGCGGGCAAGGGCAAGGTCGAGTGCGGCATCCATCTCTAA
- a CDS encoding ABC transporter ATP-binding protein, with the protein MVERVSGVAVNTQRNVSASEPTSGGIPLRVEGVSKQFVSRAGLVTALEPTTLDIAAGEFVCLLGPSGCGKSTLLSIIAGLDAPTSGTIYANGQAIQGPGTERVLLFQEAALFPWLDVQHNVEYGMRQLGVPARERADRARELLGVVGLQGFERSYVHQLSGGMRQRAAIARALAINPSVLLMDEPFGALDALTRDRLHAELEAIWSSTRKTIVFVTHNVREAVALGDRVLVFSPRPGRVIADYRIDLPRTRSLEDPALAHKAAEILGVLRTAMEAA; encoded by the coding sequence ATGGTCGAACGAGTTTCTGGGGTGGCGGTGAACACACAGCGCAACGTGTCGGCATCCGAGCCGACCAGCGGCGGCATCCCGCTGCGGGTAGAGGGCGTCTCCAAGCAGTTTGTGAGCCGCGCTGGCCTGGTGACGGCGCTTGAGCCGACCACGCTCGACATCGCCGCTGGCGAGTTCGTGTGCCTGCTGGGGCCGAGCGGCTGCGGCAAATCCACGCTGCTCAGCATCATCGCCGGGCTAGATGCGCCCACCAGCGGCACGATCTACGCCAACGGCCAGGCCATCCAAGGCCCAGGCACCGAGCGCGTGCTGCTGTTCCAGGAGGCGGCGCTGTTTCCCTGGCTGGATGTGCAGCACAACGTGGAGTACGGCATGCGCCAGCTAGGCGTGCCCGCCCGCGAGCGCGCCGACCGCGCCCGTGAGCTGCTGGGCGTGGTCGGCCTCCAGGGCTTCGAGCGCAGCTACGTGCACCAGCTCTCCGGCGGCATGCGGCAGCGCGCCGCCATCGCCCGCGCGCTGGCCATCAACCCCTCGGTGCTGCTGATGGATGAGCCGTTCGGCGCGCTGGATGCGCTCACCCGCGACCGCCTGCACGCCGAGCTAGAGGCGATCTGGTCCAGCACGCGCAAGACCATCGTGTTTGTGACCCACAACGTGCGCGAGGCCGTGGCCCTGGGCGACCGCGTGCTGGTGTTCTCGCCCCGCCCGGGCCGCGTGATCGCCGACTACCGCATCGACCTGCCGCGCACCCGCAGTCTGGAGGATCCGGCCCTGGCCCACAAGGCCGCCGAGATCCTGGGCGTGCTGCGCACCGCCATGGAGGCCGCCTGA
- the cobA gene encoding uroporphyrinogen-III C-methyltransferase, whose protein sequence is MSSTGFVSLVGAGPGDIELITVKGLRRLQQADVVLYDALSSPQLLEECRPDALLIAVGKRSGKISASQSAINQLLVAHGQAGRRVVRLKGGDPFVFGRGGEEAEALTAAGIPWEVVPGISSAIGVPAYAGIPVTHREAASSVTIVTGHEDPSRMETRMNWHALAQGADTLVFLMGLGSIAEIAAHLIAHGRPTDTPAAVISHGTTAAQQVVVGSLENIADAVQQAGVSTPAAIVVGEVVRLRERLAWFAAEHGIQPAPAAEPLAVARGQR, encoded by the coding sequence ATGAGTAGCACCGGCTTTGTCTCGCTGGTGGGCGCTGGCCCCGGCGATATCGAACTGATCACGGTGAAGGGGCTGCGCAGGCTGCAGCAGGCCGACGTGGTGCTGTACGACGCGCTCAGCAGCCCACAGCTGCTGGAGGAGTGCCGCCCCGACGCGCTGCTGATCGCCGTGGGCAAGCGCAGCGGCAAGATCTCGGCATCGCAGTCCGCGATCAACCAGCTGCTGGTCGCCCACGGCCAGGCGGGCAGGCGGGTGGTGCGGCTGAAGGGCGGCGACCCCTTCGTGTTCGGGCGCGGCGGCGAGGAGGCCGAGGCCCTGACGGCGGCTGGCATCCCGTGGGAGGTGGTGCCGGGCATCTCGTCGGCCATCGGCGTGCCCGCCTACGCGGGCATCCCCGTGACCCACCGCGAGGCGGCCTCGTCGGTGACGATCGTCACCGGCCACGAAGATCCCTCGCGCATGGAGACCCGTATGAACTGGCACGCGCTGGCCCAGGGCGCAGACACGCTGGTGTTCCTGATGGGGCTGGGCAGCATCGCCGAGATCGCCGCGCACCTGATCGCCCACGGTCGGCCCACCGACACCCCCGCCGCCGTGATCAGCCACGGCACCACCGCCGCCCAGCAGGTGGTGGTCGGCTCGCTTGAGAATATCGCCGACGCCGTGCAGCAGGCCGGGGTCAGCACCCCAGCAGCGATCGTGGTGGGCGAGGTGGTGCGGCTGCGCGAGCGGCTGGCTTGGTTCGCCGCCGAGCACGGCATCCAGCCCGCGCCCGCAGCCGAGCCGCTGGCCGTGGCGCGCGGCCAGCGCTAA
- the sat gene encoding sulfate adenylyltransferase, with product MATQQILPHGGELVNRVLSGSALDDALAQAASAPTVVLNEVGLADLELIATGVYSPLTGFLGSADHERVISEMRLSNGTLWPIPITLAVSEEQAAALSEGDRVALRSQDGQLVGLLELQEKYRVDVRREAELVYRTTDEAHPGVARLYRQGPVLLAGPVWQLAPIAPSFPQLAYTPAETRAYFAEQGWSTIVGFQTRNPVHRAHEYLQKVALETIDGLLLHPLVGATKGDDVPAATRVRSYEVLLEGYYPKNRVLLAAYPAAMRYAGPREAIIHAISRQNYGCTHFIVGRDHAGVGNYYGTYDAQLLFDTLQPGDLLVTPVKFEHTFYCRTCGSIVSSRTCPHDHSHHLILSGTKVRELLSAGELPPPEFTRPEVAQVLIEAYAQAQSA from the coding sequence ATGGCAACACAGCAGATCCTTCCCCACGGCGGCGAGCTTGTGAACCGCGTGCTCAGCGGCAGCGCGCTGGATGATGCGCTTGCCCAGGCCGCCAGCGCGCCCACGGTGGTGCTGAACGAGGTGGGCCTGGCCGACCTTGAGCTGATCGCGACCGGCGTCTACAGCCCGCTCACCGGCTTTCTGGGCAGCGCCGACCACGAGCGCGTGATCAGCGAGATGCGCCTTTCCAACGGCACGCTCTGGCCCATCCCGATCACGCTGGCCGTGAGCGAGGAGCAGGCCGCAGCGCTGAGCGAGGGCGACCGCGTGGCCCTGCGCAGCCAGGATGGCCAGCTGGTGGGTCTGCTGGAGCTGCAGGAGAAGTACCGCGTGGATGTGCGCCGCGAGGCCGAGCTGGTCTACCGCACCACCGACGAGGCCCACCCCGGCGTGGCGCGGCTCTACCGCCAGGGGCCGGTGCTGCTGGCCGGGCCGGTCTGGCAGCTGGCCCCGATCGCGCCCTCGTTCCCGCAGCTGGCCTACACCCCCGCCGAGACCCGCGCCTACTTCGCCGAGCAGGGCTGGAGCACGATTGTCGGCTTCCAGACGCGCAACCCGGTGCACCGCGCCCACGAGTACCTGCAGAAGGTCGCGCTGGAGACCATCGACGGCCTGCTGCTGCACCCGCTGGTGGGCGCCACCAAGGGCGACGACGTGCCCGCCGCCACCCGCGTGCGCTCGTACGAGGTGCTGCTGGAGGGCTACTACCCCAAGAACCGCGTGCTGCTGGCCGCCTACCCGGCGGCGATGCGCTACGCTGGCCCGCGCGAGGCGATCATCCACGCGATCTCGCGCCAGAACTACGGCTGCACCCACTTCATCGTGGGCCGCGACCACGCGGGCGTGGGCAACTACTACGGCACCTACGACGCGCAGCTGTTGTTCGACACCTTGCAGCCGGGCGACCTGCTGGTCACGCCGGTGAAGTTCGAGCACACCTTCTACTGCCGCACCTGCGGCTCGATTGTCTCCTCGCGCACCTGCCCGCACGACCACTCGCACCACCTGATTCTGAGCGGCACCAAGGTGCGCGAGCTGCTGAGCGCTGGCGAGCTTCCGCCGCCCGAGTTCACCCGCCCCGAGGTCGCGCAGGTGCTGATCGAGGCCTACGCGCAGGCCCAGTCGGCCTAG
- a CDS encoding radical SAM protein, protein MAALIFEPDIQQKLHILGGEAEDDVTSVPTSAPTPGGLRGAANMIYEAKRPGGTTKLMKVLQTNACRFSCSYCFTSCAIRRQRTTFKPDELVRTFGILRQSRRAEGLFLSSGIVPDANTTMEKMLATVERLRLREGYTGYIHLKLIPGAAFEYIERAVALADRVSLNLEAPNAERLAQLSPDKEFTSSMWGRMAWAAELIRQARATGAPGAKSLTTQFVVGAAGESDRELMATVARAHHELDLRRAYFSAFRPIDESPFADIPAEDPARELRLYQAEFLLRDYGFAVEDLPFDEGGLLPRDRTPKQAWAERHLHEPVEVNRAPRQVLLRVPGIGPASADKIIAARRAAKITDLGQLQRLGVVAGWAAPYVLLAGQRPAAQLALW, encoded by the coding sequence ATGGCAGCGCTGATCTTCGAGCCGGACATCCAGCAGAAGCTGCACATCCTGGGCGGCGAGGCCGAGGACGACGTGACCAGCGTGCCGACGTCGGCCCCCACCCCCGGCGGCCTTCGCGGCGCGGCCAACATGATCTACGAGGCCAAGCGCCCCGGCGGCACCACCAAGCTGATGAAGGTGCTGCAGACGAATGCGTGCCGATTCAGCTGCTCCTACTGCTTTACGTCATGCGCCATCCGCCGCCAGCGCACCACGTTTAAGCCTGACGAGCTGGTGAGGACGTTTGGCATCCTGCGCCAGAGCCGCCGCGCCGAGGGCCTATTTCTCTCCTCGGGGATCGTGCCGGATGCGAACACGACCATGGAGAAGATGCTGGCCACCGTCGAGCGGCTGCGGCTGCGCGAGGGCTATACCGGCTACATCCACCTGAAGCTCATCCCCGGCGCGGCGTTCGAGTATATCGAGCGCGCGGTGGCCCTGGCAGATAGAGTCTCACTGAATCTAGAGGCCCCCAACGCCGAGCGGCTGGCCCAGCTCTCCCCCGACAAAGAGTTTACCAGCAGCATGTGGGGCCGCATGGCCTGGGCCGCCGAGCTGATCCGGCAGGCCAGGGCCACAGGTGCGCCAGGCGCGAAAAGCCTGACCACGCAGTTTGTGGTGGGGGCGGCGGGCGAGAGCGACCGCGAGCTGATGGCCACGGTGGCGCGGGCGCACCACGAGCTGGATCTGCGCCGCGCCTACTTCAGCGCCTTCCGCCCGATCGACGAGTCGCCGTTCGCCGACATCCCCGCCGAGGATCCGGCCCGTGAGCTGCGGCTGTACCAGGCCGAGTTTCTGCTGCGCGACTATGGCTTTGCGGTGGAGGATCTGCCGTTTGATGAGGGTGGCCTGCTGCCCCGCGACCGCACGCCCAAGCAGGCCTGGGCCGAGCGGCACCTGCACGAGCCGGTCGAGGTCAACCGCGCGCCGCGCCAGGTGCTGCTGCGGGTGCCTGGCATCGGCCCAGCTAGCGCCGACAAGATCATCGCGGCGCGGCGCGCGGCCAAGATTACCGATCTGGGCCAGCTGCAGCGGCTGGGCGTGGTGGCGGGCTGGGCCGCGCCCTATGTGCTGCTGGCAGGCCAGCGGCCCGCCGCTCAGCTGGCGCTGTGGTAG
- a CDS encoding ABC transporter substrate-binding protein, which yields MERRTLMRKLISFRAMAAAAALFILAACGSSAVTTAPSGATHTPSATAPAAGQAAATEQAAPAPSGAGVTVRLGYFPNLTHAPAVVGVARGTFKDALGANATLDVKTFNAGPALIEALFAGEIDLGYIGPNPAINGYVKSKGDALRVVAGAASGGALFIVRPESNIASGKDLDGKKIASPQLGGTQDVALRYYIQENGLQTAEKGGTVEIIPTQNADILTLFKQGAIDGAWVPEPWASRLIQEANGKVLVDERTIWPNGQFVTTHVIASRKFLSEHPDLVKAFLAAHVETVEFIKQNPDETKKIVNSELKRITGAALSDAVLEAAYKNLDITYDPLAQSLFTSADHAFALGFLGAAKPDLSGIYDLGPLNEVLKEKGLAPVAAQ from the coding sequence ATGGAAAGGCGAACGCTCATGAGGAAGCTCATCTCGTTTCGGGCGATGGCGGCGGCGGCGGCACTCTTCATTCTAGCGGCGTGTGGCAGCAGCGCGGTGACCACGGCCCCATCGGGGGCGACCCATACGCCGAGCGCCACCGCGCCTGCCGCCGGGCAGGCCGCCGCCACCGAGCAGGCCGCCCCCGCCCCATCCGGCGCGGGCGTGACGGTGCGGCTGGGCTATTTCCCCAACCTGACCCACGCCCCGGCGGTGGTGGGCGTGGCGCGCGGCACGTTCAAGGATGCGCTGGGCGCGAACGCGACGCTGGATGTGAAGACCTTCAACGCCGGCCCCGCCCTGATCGAGGCGCTGTTCGCAGGCGAGATCGACCTAGGCTACATCGGGCCGAACCCGGCGATCAACGGCTATGTGAAGAGCAAGGGCGACGCCCTGCGCGTGGTGGCGGGCGCGGCCAGCGGCGGCGCGCTGTTCATCGTCCGCCCCGAGTCGAACATCGCCTCTGGCAAGGATCTTGATGGCAAGAAGATCGCGTCGCCGCAGCTGGGCGGCACCCAGGATGTGGCGCTGCGCTACTACATCCAGGAGAATGGCCTGCAGACGGCGGAGAAGGGCGGCACGGTCGAGATCATCCCGACCCAGAACGCCGACATCCTCACGCTGTTCAAGCAGGGCGCGATCGATGGCGCGTGGGTGCCCGAGCCGTGGGCCTCGCGCCTCATCCAGGAGGCCAACGGCAAGGTGCTGGTGGATGAGCGGACGATCTGGCCCAACGGTCAGTTTGTCACCACCCACGTGATCGCCAGCCGCAAGTTCCTGTCCGAGCACCCCGACCTGGTCAAGGCCTTCTTGGCCGCCCACGTCGAGACTGTGGAGTTCATCAAGCAGAACCCCGATGAGACCAAGAAGATCGTCAACAGCGAGCTGAAGCGGATCACCGGCGCGGCGCTCTCGGATGCGGTGCTGGAGGCGGCCTACAAAAACCTGGACATCACCTACGACCCCCTGGCCCAGTCGCTGTTCACATCCGCCGATCACGCCTTCGCGCTCGGCTTCCTGGGGGCCGCGAAGCCCGACCTGAGCGGGATCTACGACCTGGGGCCGCTCAACGAGGTGCTGAAGGAGAAGGGCCTCGCGCCCGTGGCCGCGCAGTAG